One region of Sus scrofa isolate TJ Tabasco breed Duroc chromosome 3, Sscrofa11.1, whole genome shotgun sequence genomic DNA includes:
- the RHOB gene encoding rho-related GTP-binding protein RhoB isoform X1, producing the protein MAAIRKKLVVVGDGACGKTCLLIVFSKDEFPEVYVPTVFENYVADIEVDGKQVELALWDTAGQEDYDRLRPLSYPDTDVILMCFSVDSPDSLENIPEKWVPEVKHFCPNVPIILVANKKDLRSDEHVRTELARMKQEPVRTDDGRAMAVRIQAYDYLECSAKTKEGVREVFETATRAALQKRYGSQNGCINCCKVL; encoded by the coding sequence ATGGCGGCCATCCGCAAGAAGCTGGTGGTGGTGGGCGACGGCGCGTGCGGCAAGACGTGCCTGCTGATCGTGTTCAGTAAGGACGAGTTCCCTGAGGTGTACGTGCCCACAGTCTTTGAGAACTATGTGGCCGACATCGAAGTGGACGGCAAGCAGGTGGAGCTGGCGCTGTGGGACACAGCGGGCCAGGAGGACTACGATCGCCTGCGGCCGCTCTCCTACCCGGACACCGACGTGATCCTTATGTGCTTCTCGGTGGACAGCCCGGATTCCCTGGAGAACATCCCCGAGAAGTGGGTGCCCGAGGTGAAGCACTTCTGCCCCAACGTGCCCATCATCCTGGTGGCCAACAAGAAAGACCTGCGCAGCGACGAGCACGTCCGCACTGAGCTGGCCCGCATGAAGCAGGAACCCGTGCGCACGGATGACGGCCGCGCCATGGCCGTGCGCATCCAAGCCTACGACTACCTCGAGTGCTCTGCCAAGACCAAGGAGGGCGTGCGCGAGGTCTTCGAGACGGCCACGCGAGCCGCGCTGCAGAAACGCTACGGCTCCCAGAACGGCTGCATCAACTGCTGCAAGGTGCTATGA